The Nitrospirota bacterium genome includes a window with the following:
- a CDS encoding M23 family metallopeptidase encodes MLILISLLYSTPVFAEPSLNVSVKPDKIKQGDIILITVKAEPGKDNISGSLFNKPIRFYTEAGTDYYSALAGVDMETEEGQYPLSLSLKDDKGAEIKKDYGIEVISAGFGKQELTVPKEKAEPDEETLKRIKLEEEEIAKIWGIITEGHLWQGNFILPVEGELSEDFGLRRIINGEPRKPHSGVDISASGGAPISAANHGRVIFTGEHFFSGKSIVIDHGLGLFSMYFHLSDILVKEGQPIKKGEVIGKVGSTGRATGPHLHWGMRLNGARVNPASLLDKREK; translated from the coding sequence TTGTTAATCCTCATATCACTTCTTTATTCAACCCCTGTCTTTGCTGAGCCTTCTCTGAATGTATCTGTTAAACCGGACAAGATAAAACAGGGGGATATAATTCTTATTACAGTGAAGGCAGAGCCGGGAAAAGATAATATTTCCGGAAGCCTGTTCAATAAACCCATCCGCTTTTATACGGAGGCGGGCACTGATTATTACTCAGCCTTAGCGGGCGTTGATATGGAAACAGAAGAAGGACAATATCCACTTTCTTTATCTCTTAAAGATGACAAGGGTGCAGAGATAAAAAAGGATTACGGGATTGAGGTTATTTCTGCCGGGTTCGGGAAACAGGAATTGACTGTTCCAAAGGAAAAGGCAGAGCCGGATGAGGAGACATTGAAAAGGATAAAGCTCGAAGAAGAGGAGATAGCAAAGATTTGGGGAATCATCACAGAGGGACATCTCTGGCAGGGGAATTTTATTCTGCCGGTTGAGGGTGAACTATCGGAGGACTTCGGTTTGAGAAGGATTATCAACGGGGAGCCGAGGAAGCCGCATAGCGGCGTGGATATTTCTGCATCCGGGGGGGCACCCATAAGTGCAGCCAATCATGGCAGGGTTATATTTACCGGTGAACACTTCTTCAGCGGAAAGAGTATTGTTATTGACCATGGGCTTGGATTATTTTCCATGTATTTTCATCTCTCGGACATCCTTGTAAAAGAGGGACAGCCCATCAAAAAGGGAGAGGTCATCGGAAAGGTTGGAAGTACCGGCAGGGCCACAGGCCCGCATCTGCACTGGGGGATGAGACTTAACGGTGCCAGGGTAAACCCGGCATCGCTTCTGGATAAGCGGGAGAAGTGA
- a CDS encoding insulinase family protein, whose product MHDIEYKKIHLDNGIRVVAEQIPSVKSVSLGIWVGVGSRDESDIESGMSHFIEHMFFKGTSHRSAHDISMEIDSIGGELNAFTTRESTTFYVKILDEHLSKGIDIISDIFLHSAFLKKEMEKEKQVILEEIKMVEDDPEDFIHDMHSMMVWDGNPLARSILGTVETIQGMKRDGLIKYISRHYHPDNIVISAAGNFEFTKLIKLLNKSIGKFRNPGSLNKRIPPSLKSGILTKKKTTEQVHFCLGTMGLPQGHKSRYALYAMNSILGSSMSSRLFQEVREKRGLVYTIYSYVASFTDAGLLNIYAGTSVEALPKVLELVMKEIRKIEKSGISRDEMKRVKNQMKGNLMLGLESTSNRMSRLARDEMYLGKYCSPAEIISEIEKITPAKVQHLTDELFKSEYLSLVVLGPVSREKIPDGLLRI is encoded by the coding sequence GTGCACGACATAGAATACAAAAAAATACATCTCGATAACGGTATTCGAGTTGTTGCTGAACAGATACCTTCGGTAAAATCAGTATCTCTCGGTATATGGGTAGGTGTCGGTTCAAGGGATGAGTCTGATATAGAGAGCGGGATGTCCCATTTTATCGAGCACATGTTCTTTAAAGGGACATCTCATCGCAGTGCCCATGATATCTCAATGGAGATTGATTCTATAGGGGGTGAACTAAATGCCTTCACCACAAGAGAGAGCACTACCTTTTATGTCAAGATACTTGATGAACATCTGTCAAAGGGTATTGATATAATATCTGATATTTTTCTCCACTCCGCATTTTTAAAGAAGGAGATGGAAAAAGAAAAACAGGTAATCCTTGAAGAGATTAAGATGGTAGAGGATGACCCTGAAGACTTCATTCACGATATGCACTCCATGATGGTATGGGATGGGAATCCCCTTGCGCGGTCTATCCTCGGGACTGTTGAAACTATTCAGGGTATGAAGAGAGACGGATTAATTAAATATATAAGCCGGCACTATCATCCTGATAATATTGTAATATCAGCAGCAGGCAATTTTGAATTTACAAAACTTATAAAGCTCCTTAATAAGAGCATCGGGAAATTCAGGAATCCGGGTTCCTTAAATAAACGTATTCCACCTTCACTTAAAAGCGGAATATTAACAAAGAAAAAGACAACAGAGCAGGTCCACTTTTGTCTTGGTACTATGGGATTACCACAGGGCCACAAAAGCCGGTATGCCCTTTACGCGATGAATTCAATCCTTGGCAGCAGTATGAGTTCCCGTTTGTTTCAGGAGGTAAGGGAAAAAAGGGGACTGGTTTATACTATCTATTCTTATGTTGCATCATTTACAGATGCCGGTCTTTTGAATATTTATGCAGGTACAAGCGTCGAGGCCCTTCCAAAGGTGCTGGAACTTGTTATGAAAGAGATACGTAAGATAGAAAAGAGCGGGATTTCCAGAGATGAGATGAAGAGGGTTAAGAACCAGATGAAGGGTAACCTAATGCTGGGTCTTGAAAGTACAAGCAACAGGATGAGCCGTCTTGCCAGAGACGAGATGTACCTCGGTAAATACTGTTCGCCGGCAGAGATAATCAGTGAAATTGAGAAGATAACCCCTGCAAAGGTACAACACCTTACAGATGAATTATTTAAGTCTGAATACCTCTCCCTTGTAGTCCTCGGCCCGGTCAGCAGGGAAAAAATTCCCGACGGCCTGTTGAGAATCTAA